In the Clostridium sporogenes genome, one interval contains:
- the smpB gene encoding SsrA-binding protein SmpB, whose protein sequence is MSKKKGNSTLAENRKARHDYFIEETYEAGIELVGTEVKSIRQGKANLKDSYAEIRNGEVFVRNMHISPYEQGNIYNKDPLRDRKLLLHKSEIYKLVGFTTQQGYTLIPLSLYLKHGRVKVSLAVAKGKKNYDKRDVMLEKAAKREIDRQIKERSRY, encoded by the coding sequence ATGAGTAAAAAGAAGGGGAATAGTACTCTTGCAGAAAATAGAAAAGCAAGGCATGATTATTTTATAGAAGAAACCTATGAAGCCGGGATAGAATTAGTAGGAACAGAGGTTAAATCTATAAGACAAGGTAAAGCAAACTTAAAAGATAGTTATGCTGAGATTAGAAATGGTGAAGTCTTTGTTAGAAATATGCATATAAGTCCATATGAACAAGGAAACATATATAATAAAGATCCTCTAAGGGATAGAAAATTATTACTTCATAAAAGTGAAATATATAAATTAGTAGGCTTTACAACTCAACAGGGGTATACTCTAATTCCATTATCATTGTATCTTAAACATGGTAGAGTAAAAGTCAGTCTAGCTGTGGCTAAGGGTAAGAAAAACTATGATAAGAGAGATGTAATGCTAGAAAAAGCAGCAAAGAGAGAAATAGACAGACAAATTAAAGAAAGAAGTAGATATTAA